In Mycobacterium sp. 050128, one genomic interval encodes:
- a CDS encoding CBS domain-containing protein, translating to MRIADVLRNKGSAVTTINPDATVRELLAGLAEQNIGAMVVVGDEGVVGIVSERDVVRQLHAHGPSMLTRPISKIMTATVATCTKSDTVDEISVLMTKNRVRHVPVLDGKKLIGIVSIGDVVKTRMEELEAEQQQLQSYITQG from the coding sequence ATGCGGATAGCGGACGTTTTGCGGAACAAGGGCTCGGCGGTCACCACGATCAATCCCGACGCGACGGTCCGGGAATTGCTCGCCGGCCTCGCCGAGCAAAACATCGGCGCCATGGTCGTGGTAGGCGACGAGGGAGTGGTCGGCATCGTGTCCGAGCGCGACGTCGTGCGCCAACTGCACGCACACGGCCCGAGCATGCTCACCCGCCCGATCTCCAAGATCATGACCGCGACCGTTGCGACGTGCACGAAGTCCGACACGGTCGACGAGATCAGCGTGCTGATGACCAAGAACCGGGTGCGTCACGTGCCCGTGCTCGACGGCAAGAAGCTGATCGGCATCGTCAGCATCGGTGACGTCGTCAAGACGCGCATGGAGGAACTCGAGGCCGAACAGCAGCAGCTGCAGTCCTATATCACGCAAGGCTGA
- a CDS encoding YbaB/EbfC family DNA-binding protein, with translation MGSTQRGHGSDDEMFDALDFGDNPGGDSGAVPDFGDDNGQGDGSVPHFGDERGRDDVEQSAFEVMVTDEAPEPADAESGLGATVPDLEEADTADQEFARTLATVTNPPETVSVTAMMDGRIYQVELSADAARMTESGLAEEILVIADLARRQALSIQHKLMFESFHILGADDDDALAEMLENSVMELSSPQQAAQAQAEVFATRYRDDGGAPGR, from the coding sequence GTGGGCAGCACGCAGCGCGGGCACGGCAGCGACGACGAGATGTTCGACGCCTTGGATTTCGGCGATAACCCCGGCGGCGATAGCGGTGCTGTGCCGGACTTTGGCGACGACAACGGCCAGGGCGACGGCTCCGTACCGCATTTCGGCGACGAACGCGGCCGCGACGATGTCGAGCAATCGGCCTTCGAGGTAATGGTCACCGACGAAGCGCCCGAGCCCGCAGATGCCGAATCCGGGCTCGGCGCAACGGTGCCCGACCTCGAGGAGGCCGACACCGCGGATCAGGAGTTCGCCAGGACGCTGGCCACGGTGACCAATCCCCCCGAGACGGTGTCCGTGACGGCGATGATGGATGGCAGAATTTACCAGGTCGAGCTATCCGCAGACGCGGCGCGCATGACCGAGTCGGGGCTGGCCGAAGAGATACTTGTCATCGCGGATCTGGCTCGCCGGCAGGCTCTTTCGATCCAGCACAAGTTGATGTTCGAGTCTTTCCACATCCTGGGTGCCGATGACGACGATGCCCTGGCTGAGATGCTGGAGAATTCGGTAATGGAACTGTCGTCACCGCAACAGGCCGCGCAAGCACAGGCAGAAGTGTTCGCCACTCGATACCGCGATGACGGCGGTGCTCCCGGCCGATGA
- a CDS encoding YbaB/EbfC family nucleoid-associated protein: MGSEMHLQPAELLRQIKQIQTAVDEQARQLVAESFTGTDEAKTVEVTLDGRQWLTNLYLQDGLLRLGIETVAQRINEAIQNAQAVATAAAEVEQERFIESLAGMASSMPLPDVEKG; the protein is encoded by the coding sequence ATGGGCAGCGAGATGCATCTGCAACCGGCCGAGCTGCTACGTCAGATTAAGCAGATTCAGACGGCCGTGGACGAGCAGGCGCGCCAGCTGGTGGCTGAATCCTTCACGGGCACAGACGAAGCCAAGACCGTCGAGGTGACCCTCGATGGGCGCCAATGGCTCACCAATCTCTATCTTCAAGACGGTTTGCTGCGGCTGGGCATCGAGACAGTGGCCCAACGGATCAACGAGGCGATCCAGAATGCGCAGGCCGTCGCGACCGCGGCGGCCGAAGTCGAGCAGGAGCGGTTCATCGAGTCGCTCGCCGGCATGGCCAGTTCGATGCCGTTACCCGACGTTGAAAAGGGTTAG
- a CDS encoding secretion protein EspK, translating into MVKPTGGFAEAMLDGGGWPDVAEDAFYDRAEQYMQVLRQVTEVLDTFRRQQGEIFASGLWAGGAAGAANGQVESNIDELVKLQNNLATAITWQRKVAGSIEQAKSDIGDNVDAANRQIKLIEQDSKLEPAERTAAINSVVAATHTANVGVVQGTAEQILESKDWKAPERALRDLLDQKAPPDSSSPDPLLGDRDRGGRSWGQGSPDGAAQPSTATPPPTATAPPPATVMAPAPPAPAASTGGAAPAVPPSAPKPLSPAESAPPVGAGARNTGMPAAPAAPAAQFAGPRDTGPAMAPASATGMPAAPAGPRGAAAGSSAGAGSSAPVGQNPTGASPSTRPASAHPSPRSAAAARPKAAAAQRTDSDAGAAVPVSSARAERDAAAASARRGDADPLVLARRIAAALNAPDSGGADHLKFFWVTAVTTEGVIVVANNYGLAYIPDGVQLPEQVHMASAEKAIPATERARWATYPMIAVQGWAEHRNTKLRAVIATDEQFGDSDPGVAKVVLKPEDIPESGAMAGRSRLEMVDPAAAERLARTPDSRLASLLPAPPASAPTDGRSKLWLEAMRPLASRATGRSAAHLRAFRGYAAHAQEVILGEARAAADPVAQRLAVADWLYWKHVTELLDAAAAPSPAQPAVAVKP; encoded by the coding sequence ATGGTCAAGCCGACGGGCGGGTTTGCCGAAGCCATGCTCGACGGCGGGGGATGGCCCGACGTGGCAGAGGATGCCTTTTACGACCGAGCCGAGCAGTACATGCAGGTCTTGCGGCAGGTCACCGAGGTGCTGGACACCTTCCGCCGGCAACAGGGCGAGATTTTCGCCAGTGGCCTCTGGGCGGGCGGTGCGGCCGGCGCCGCCAACGGCCAGGTCGAATCGAATATCGATGAATTGGTAAAGCTGCAAAACAATTTGGCCACCGCGATTACCTGGCAGCGGAAGGTCGCCGGATCGATCGAGCAGGCGAAGTCCGACATCGGCGACAACGTGGATGCTGCGAACCGGCAGATCAAGCTGATCGAGCAGGATTCCAAACTCGAGCCCGCCGAACGAACTGCCGCCATCAATTCGGTGGTCGCCGCGACGCATACCGCGAATGTCGGCGTGGTCCAGGGCACCGCGGAGCAGATTCTGGAGAGCAAGGACTGGAAGGCGCCCGAGCGCGCACTGCGGGACCTGCTCGACCAGAAAGCGCCGCCGGACTCCTCGTCCCCGGACCCACTGCTGGGTGATCGCGACCGGGGCGGCCGGTCCTGGGGACAGGGTTCACCGGACGGCGCCGCGCAGCCGTCGACCGCGACTCCCCCGCCAACCGCCACCGCCCCACCGCCGGCAACGGTCATGGCCCCGGCCCCGCCGGCGCCGGCAGCCAGCACTGGCGGGGCCGCCCCGGCAGTGCCGCCGAGCGCGCCGAAACCGTTGAGCCCGGCGGAATCCGCACCACCCGTCGGCGCGGGCGCCCGCAACACCGGCATGCCTGCCGCGCCGGCGGCGCCGGCCGCGCAGTTCGCTGGGCCGCGCGACACCGGTCCCGCGATGGCGCCCGCGTCGGCGACCGGCATGCCGGCGGCCCCTGCCGGACCGCGCGGTGCCGCCGCGGGCTCGAGCGCGGGCGCCGGATCGAGCGCGCCGGTCGGCCAGAACCCGACAGGTGCGTCGCCCAGTACCCGGCCGGCGTCGGCCCATCCGTCACCGCGCAGCGCGGCCGCGGCGCGCCCGAAGGCGGCCGCGGCTCAGCGCACCGACTCGGATGCGGGTGCGGCGGTTCCGGTTTCGTCAGCACGCGCGGAACGCGATGCCGCCGCAGCTTCGGCGCGCCGCGGCGACGCCGATCCGCTAGTGCTGGCACGGCGCATCGCGGCCGCGCTCAACGCACCCGACAGCGGCGGCGCCGACCATTTGAAGTTCTTCTGGGTGACCGCGGTGACCACCGAGGGCGTCATCGTGGTGGCCAACAACTACGGACTGGCCTACATCCCCGACGGCGTGCAGCTACCCGAACAGGTGCACATGGCCAGTGCCGAGAAGGCGATTCCGGCCACCGAGCGCGCACGCTGGGCCACCTACCCGATGATCGCGGTGCAAGGTTGGGCCGAACACCGAAACACCAAGCTGCGAGCGGTGATTGCGACCGACGAGCAGTTCGGCGATTCCGATCCGGGTGTGGCCAAGGTCGTGCTGAAGCCCGAGGACATCCCGGAAAGCGGCGCGATGGCCGGGCGGTCCCGGCTGGAGATGGTTGATCCAGCTGCAGCGGAGCGCCTGGCGAGAACTCCCGATTCGCGGTTGGCCAGCCTGTTGCCGGCGCCGCCGGCCAGCGCACCCACCGACGGGCGCTCGAAGTTGTGGCTGGAGGCGATGCGCCCCTTGGCAAGCCGGGCGACGGGGCGATCCGCAGCACACTTGCGGGCGTTCCGCGGCTACGCCGCCCACGCGCAAGAGGTGATCCTCGGCGAGGCGCGCGCTGCGGCCGACCCGGTTGCCCAACGTTTGGCCGTCGCAGACTGGCTGTACTGGAAGCACGTCACCGAATTACTCGACGCCGCTGCCGCACCCTCGCCGGCGCAGCCGGCGGTGGCGGTCAAACCCTGA
- a CDS encoding EspA/EspE family type VII secretion system effector: protein MPKVSDVAKVPFTGITMVKGYATGNYKDAVANTILLAGQLGWAVGKYGPPSIFGKKLNDKWTEKYKDGFAKEVYLLELGIQLCQLLTILHGSATDKGQYYELGASNFELAWENLKDATASASSWSGASADAYNARNAEQMDWAVAMSGLDSQIAAILAREADDIKNSKLNLTYCRAGFTAAIPVAVMLRLYSPPVSWVFQITTFTVVMTAAIATTDIMRMTSEDNAAEIAGIELQYRAIAEAAVVKGSAGAPAPKLAPAPRSTAAQFDAPDGAASSTGRDMPATASSGSGRQLASAGATNTGDGATSAGYSPTEHAAAAALAPQGAPPSGTRSYPVAGVSQPTRPSGSRAAAESGTPRQGAGAQGAAAQAAVDEDVPGQDFQTAGAGGEGVERAPVDTTAGIAPPAQEARPSK from the coding sequence GTGCCTAAGGTTTCAGATGTTGCGAAAGTTCCCTTCACCGGGATCACAATGGTCAAAGGGTACGCAACGGGCAATTACAAGGACGCCGTCGCGAACACCATCCTCCTCGCTGGGCAGCTCGGTTGGGCGGTCGGGAAATACGGCCCGCCCAGTATCTTCGGCAAGAAATTGAACGACAAATGGACCGAAAAGTACAAGGATGGATTCGCGAAGGAAGTATACCTTCTCGAGCTTGGCATTCAGCTCTGTCAGCTGCTGACGATTTTGCATGGCAGCGCCACGGATAAGGGTCAGTATTACGAGCTGGGTGCGAGTAATTTCGAGCTGGCATGGGAAAACCTCAAAGACGCCACCGCGAGCGCATCGTCCTGGTCGGGTGCTTCGGCCGATGCCTACAACGCGCGAAACGCTGAGCAAATGGATTGGGCTGTGGCGATGTCCGGCCTCGACTCTCAGATCGCAGCGATCTTGGCGAGGGAAGCCGATGACATCAAAAACTCGAAGCTCAACCTCACGTACTGCAGGGCCGGGTTTACCGCAGCCATTCCGGTCGCCGTTATGCTGAGACTATATAGTCCACCGGTTTCATGGGTTTTCCAGATAACGACATTTACGGTTGTGATGACGGCCGCCATTGCCACCACTGACATCATGCGGATGACGTCGGAAGACAATGCGGCAGAAATAGCCGGCATAGAGCTGCAATACCGTGCCATCGCCGAAGCCGCGGTGGTGAAAGGTTCCGCTGGTGCGCCGGCGCCCAAGCTAGCGCCCGCGCCAAGGTCCACCGCTGCGCAGTTCGACGCCCCCGACGGCGCCGCGTCGTCGACCGGGCGGGACATGCCGGCGACGGCGTCCAGCGGCTCCGGCCGGCAACTCGCTTCGGCGGGCGCCACAAACACCGGTGACGGCGCAACTTCTGCGGGTTATTCGCCAACGGAGCACGCTGCGGCTGCGGCATTGGCACCCCAAGGCGCGCCGCCGAGTGGCACGCGGTCGTACCCGGTGGCCGGGGTGAGTCAGCCGACCAGGCCATCAGGTTCTCGGGCCGCAGCTGAGTCGGGCACGCCCCGGCAAGGCGCCGGGGCACAGGGCGCAGCTGCCCAGGCGGCCGTCGACGAAGACGTCCCCGGCCAGGATTTCCAAACGGCTGGCGCGGGCGGCGAGGGTGTAGAGCGGGCGCCCGTCGACACGACCGCCGGCATCGCCCCACCGGCGCAAGAAGCGCGTCCGTCGAAGTAG
- a CDS encoding glycosyltransferase family 9 protein, protein MDGRLSERVAHDDEQWADVEPGTLSRLLRARRPALYFTANIGDSVMTLPTVRALGAMFDAPLTVLSTKVSFDLCFREVSPRLVDITGVPETGPTALPVRSPDYAALAAQLGPVDVLINAVSTNLPMDTFRDLQRRLAPTTTIGFAGNYAEYDVTVPKQAWHACDLLFKLARLFDRSLRIEDFAQPVSIPSSVQERARSMRAAVPPGTKVLVVHADTDWKEKRWPVTRFIDLLNRFLSSRPDFVAWVVGMGHEDLNVGRERDRVISHLGLPLDLSMSMVAHADLFLGIDSCMLHAADLARVPGVGLFGATRSLTWGFRFGPHRHLDQRRMADISVEEVFAALEDIADEHV, encoded by the coding sequence ATGGATGGTCGCCTCAGCGAACGTGTGGCTCACGACGACGAGCAGTGGGCAGACGTTGAACCCGGCACGCTGTCCCGTCTGCTCCGGGCACGCAGGCCCGCGTTGTATTTCACCGCCAACATCGGCGACTCCGTCATGACGCTGCCGACCGTGCGCGCATTGGGCGCAATGTTCGACGCCCCGCTGACAGTCCTCTCTACCAAGGTGTCCTTCGACCTCTGTTTCCGGGAGGTGAGCCCCCGCCTTGTCGACATCACCGGAGTGCCGGAAACGGGGCCAACCGCGCTTCCCGTTCGATCTCCCGACTATGCGGCCCTGGCTGCCCAGCTCGGCCCCGTCGATGTGCTCATCAACGCGGTGAGCACCAACCTGCCGATGGACACTTTTCGGGACCTACAGCGGCGCCTCGCCCCCACCACGACCATCGGCTTCGCCGGCAATTACGCCGAATACGACGTCACGGTTCCCAAACAGGCGTGGCACGCCTGCGACCTGCTGTTCAAGTTGGCTCGTCTCTTCGATCGGTCGCTGCGGATCGAGGACTTCGCCCAGCCGGTGTCCATCCCGTCCTCCGTGCAAGAGCGAGCCCGATCGATGCGTGCCGCGGTGCCGCCCGGGACCAAGGTACTGGTCGTGCACGCCGACACCGATTGGAAGGAAAAGCGTTGGCCCGTCACACGATTCATCGATCTGCTGAACCGATTCTTGTCGAGCCGCCCCGACTTCGTGGCATGGGTCGTCGGGATGGGACACGAGGACCTCAACGTCGGGCGTGAACGTGACCGCGTCATTTCCCATCTCGGGCTCCCGCTCGATCTGAGCATGAGCATGGTCGCCCACGCGGACCTTTTCCTGGGCATCGACTCCTGCATGCTGCATGCCGCCGATCTGGCGCGGGTGCCGGGCGTCGGACTCTTCGGCGCGACGCGATCGCTGACTTGGGGATTCAGATTCGGGCCGCACCGGCACCTCGATCAGCGACGGATGGCCGACATCAGCGTCGAAGAGGTGTTCGCTGCATTGGAAGACATTGCCGACGAACATGTCTGA
- a CDS encoding ribonuclease Z, whose product MIEITLLGTGSPIPDPNRAGPATLVRAGGQVFLVDCGRGVLQRAAAVGVGAAGLSALLLTHLHSDHIGDLGDVLITRWITTFTPDPAPFPIIGPPGTAETVEATLKAFGHDIGYRIAHHDDLNTPPAIEVHEYTEGPVWDRDGVSIRVAPTDHRPVAPTIGFRVDADGASAVLAGDTVPCAGLDELAAGAGALVHTVIRKDIVTQIPQQRLQDICDYHSSVEEAAATAARAGVGTLVMTHYVPALVPGQEEQWRTLAAKEFGGRIELGDDLHRVEVPPRS is encoded by the coding sequence ATGATCGAGATCACCCTGTTGGGCACCGGCAGCCCCATCCCCGACCCGAACCGCGCGGGACCGGCGACGCTGGTGCGGGCCGGCGGACAGGTGTTCCTGGTGGATTGCGGGCGCGGCGTCCTGCAGCGCGCGGCGGCCGTCGGCGTGGGCGCCGCCGGGTTGTCGGCCCTGCTGCTCACCCACCTGCACAGTGACCACATCGGCGATCTCGGCGACGTGCTGATCACGCGGTGGATCACCACGTTCACGCCCGATCCGGCGCCGTTCCCGATCATCGGGCCACCGGGCACCGCGGAGACGGTCGAGGCGACGCTGAAGGCGTTCGGCCACGACATCGGTTACCGGATCGCCCATCACGACGACCTGAACACGCCACCAGCGATCGAGGTGCACGAGTACACCGAGGGCCCGGTGTGGGACCGCGACGGCGTCTCGATTCGGGTGGCTCCGACCGACCACCGGCCGGTCGCACCGACGATCGGGTTCCGGGTCGACGCCGATGGCGCCTCGGCGGTGCTGGCCGGAGACACGGTGCCATGCGCGGGCCTGGACGAGCTGGCGGCCGGGGCAGGCGCGTTGGTGCACACCGTGATCCGCAAGGACATCGTCACCCAGATCCCGCAGCAGCGGCTGCAGGACATCTGCGACTACCACTCGTCGGTCGAAGAGGCCGCGGCCACCGCGGCCCGCGCGGGGGTCGGCACGCTGGTCATGACGCACTATGTGCCGGCGCTGGTGCCCGGACAAGAAGAACAGTGGCGGACGCTGGCGGCCAAAGAATTCGGCGGGCGCATCGAGCTGGGTGACGACTTACACCGGGTCGAAGTCCCGCCGCGGTCGTAG
- a CDS encoding ESX-1 secretion-associated protein — MTESLNVTPSYLKELASEQDEAAAKINEASQVVDGTAKKLWFDHGPICFNSVNAMMSAEQERLNACSHMIAVSNDLAGKLRAGATEFESTNEQSAANLGQQMLPG, encoded by the coding sequence ATGACAGAGTCGTTGAACGTAACCCCAAGCTACTTAAAGGAATTGGCGAGCGAGCAGGACGAGGCCGCGGCGAAAATTAACGAAGCGAGCCAGGTGGTCGACGGGACGGCCAAGAAGCTGTGGTTCGACCACGGTCCAATCTGCTTCAATTCGGTAAACGCCATGATGAGTGCGGAGCAAGAACGCCTCAACGCGTGCAGCCACATGATCGCCGTATCCAACGACCTCGCCGGAAAATTGCGTGCCGGCGCGACCGAATTCGAGAGCACCAACGAGCAGTCCGCCGCGAATCTCGGTCAACAGATGCTGCCCGGTTAA